In Halarcobacter mediterraneus, the following proteins share a genomic window:
- a CDS encoding putative urea ABC transporter substrate-binding protein encodes MKTSTFTKSFRLLSLIVLFLGLFSTSLFAQSKKDFKVAWSIYVGWMPWDVIASQKIMDKWANKYGINVEIVQINDYIESINQYSSGEFDGCVMANTDALGIPAAGGVDSTALIIGDFSNGNDVVISKNANSIKDLKGTNVNLVELSISHYLLARGLEKNGMSEKDITVVNTSDADMVSAYTTPQVTSVVTWKPQVSEILAMPKANNLFDSSKIPGEIIDLMVVNTQTLKENPALGKALVGAWYEMMSLMNTDTQKAKELKSLMAKASGTDLAGFEDQLKTTNMYYTAASAVEFNNSKEIIKNMEFVAKFSFDQGLYGEGASDYTFVGIEFPKGKVIGDKENIKLRFDDTYMKMAADGKL; translated from the coding sequence ATGAAAACATCTACCTTTACAAAATCGTTTAGATTACTGTCATTAATAGTTTTATTTTTAGGACTTTTTTCAACTTCACTTTTTGCACAATCAAAAAAAGATTTCAAAGTTGCATGGAGTATTTATGTTGGTTGGATGCCTTGGGATGTTATTGCCTCACAAAAAATCATGGATAAATGGGCAAATAAATATGGTATTAATGTAGAAATAGTACAAATTAATGATTATATTGAATCAATTAATCAATATAGCTCAGGAGAATTTGACGGCTGTGTTATGGCAAATACTGATGCTTTAGGTATTCCTGCTGCTGGTGGTGTTGATTCTACAGCTCTAATCATTGGAGACTTCTCAAACGGTAATGATGTTGTTATCTCAAAAAATGCAAATTCTATTAAAGACTTAAAAGGCACAAACGTTAACTTAGTTGAGTTATCTATCTCACATTATTTATTAGCAAGAGGATTAGAAAAAAATGGTATGTCTGAAAAAGATATTACAGTTGTAAATACAAGTGATGCTGATATGGTTTCTGCTTATACTACACCACAAGTTACATCAGTTGTAACATGGAAACCACAAGTTAGTGAAATCTTAGCAATGCCAAAAGCAAATAACTTATTTGATAGTTCAAAAATTCCTGGTGAAATTATTGATTTAATGGTTGTAAATACACAAACTTTAAAAGAAAACCCTGCACTTGGAAAAGCTTTAGTTGGTGCTTGGTATGAAATGATGAGTTTAATGAATACTGACACACAAAAAGCAAAAGAGTTAAAATCACTTATGGCAAAAGCTTCAGGGACAGATTTAGCTGGTTTTGAAGATCAATTAAAAACGACAAATATGTATTATACAGCAGCATCAGCAGTAGAGTTTAATAATAGTAAAGAGATTATTAAAAATATGGAGTTTGTTGCAAAATTTTCATTTGACCAAGGACTTTATGGTGAGGGAGCAAGTGATTATACCTTTGTTGGTATTGAATTTCCTAAAGGAAAAGTTATAGGAGATAAAGAAAATATTAAATTAAGATTTGATGATACATATATGAAAATGGCAGCAGACGGAAAGCTGTAG
- a CDS encoding DMT family transporter, translated as MTAWMYLILAGLLEIGFASMLKLTDNFTRVFPTIIFLLFATGSFYFLTKAIEHIPIGTAYAVWTGIGAFGTILIGILFYKEPASALRLFFLFTLIVSIVGLKLVSN; from the coding sequence ATGACTGCATGGATGTATTTAATTTTAGCAGGGCTTTTAGAAATTGGCTTTGCTTCAATGTTAAAACTTACAGATAATTTTACAAGAGTATTTCCCACAATAATATTTTTACTATTTGCAACTGGAAGCTTTTATTTTCTTACAAAAGCAATAGAACATATACCAATAGGAACAGCTTATGCTGTTTGGACTGGAATAGGTGCTTTTGGAACAATTCTTATTGGAATACTTTTTTATAAAGAGCCTGCAAGTGCTTTAAGACTATTTTTTTTATTCACACTTATTGTTTCAATAGTAGGTTTAAAATTAGTTAGTAATTGA
- a CDS encoding HD domain-containing protein — translation MFTQEKYLKALNFAAQAHGEQKTPKGVPYITHLVSVAMEIIHACEQSELKLEQTDFAITVSLLHDTLEDTDVTYDDIYKEFGPEVAEAVDALTKDETLESKKEQMASSINKLMSQPYEIQMVKLADRISNMQKPPESWDSLKKLSYQKEAKFILSCLKNCNIHLSKRLEDKINEYTTYIN, via the coding sequence ATGTTTACACAAGAAAAATATTTAAAAGCTTTAAATTTTGCAGCACAAGCCCATGGTGAACAAAAAACACCAAAAGGTGTTCCTTATATTACACATTTAGTTTCAGTTGCAATGGAAATAATCCATGCTTGTGAACAAAGTGAGTTAAAACTTGAGCAAACTGATTTTGCAATAACTGTATCTCTTTTACATGATACTTTAGAAGATACAGATGTAACATATGATGATATCTATAAAGAATTTGGACCAGAAGTAGCTGAAGCTGTTGATGCTTTAACGAAAGACGAAACACTTGAATCTAAAAAAGAACAAATGGCTTCGAGTATTAATAAATTAATGAGTCAACCTTATGAAATTCAAATGGTAAAACTTGCAGATAGAATATCAAATATGCAAAAACCACCAGAATCTTGGGATAGTTTAAAAAAATTAAGTTATCAAAAAGAAGCTAAATTTATTTTATCTTGTTTAAAAAATTGTAATATTCATCTTTCAAAAAGATTAGAAGATAAAATAAATGAATATACTACATATATTAATTAA
- a CDS encoding 3'-5' exonuclease — protein sequence MTYNRNFYNNLTNKLKKAPIDFDEFLEILKKNKEKFFDNPELEFELLLSNGFPLEIEDNKVFLKTSQTKIEEQTFCIVDIETNGGHVNKGHQIIEIGAVKYKNDEIIDSFESLVYAKDIPEYIQGVTNITPKMLVNAPCLKKVLEDFKVFLEDDVFVAHDIKFDYNFISNSLEKYNLGKLHNRKLCTIDLARRTIKAEKYGLKSLKEVLHIKIDNHHRAYSDALSTTYILQESLKHISKEVSTVEELIDFSKNAKPIMPKIQVNQRRNQNSKKEENKEEK from the coding sequence ATGACATACAATAGAAATTTTTATAATAATCTTACAAATAAGTTAAAAAAAGCTCCAATTGATTTTGATGAATTCTTAGAAATCTTGAAAAAAAATAAAGAGAAGTTTTTTGACAATCCTGAATTAGAGTTTGAATTATTACTTTCAAATGGCTTTCCTTTAGAAATTGAAGATAATAAAGTTTTTTTAAAAACTTCTCAAACAAAAATTGAGGAACAGACTTTTTGTATTGTTGATATAGAAACAAATGGTGGACATGTTAATAAAGGACACCAAATAATTGAAATCGGTGCAGTAAAATATAAAAATGATGAAATAATAGATTCTTTTGAGTCTTTAGTTTATGCAAAAGATATTCCTGAGTATATTCAAGGAGTTACAAATATTACCCCTAAAATGCTTGTAAATGCACCATGTTTAAAAAAAGTCTTAGAAGATTTTAAAGTGTTTTTAGAAGATGATGTATTTGTAGCACATGATATTAAATTTGACTATAATTTTATATCTAATTCTTTAGAAAAATATAATTTAGGTAAACTTCATAATAGAAAGCTTTGTACTATTGATTTAGCAAGAAGAACAATAAAAGCTGAAAAGTATGGTTTAAAATCACTAAAAGAGGTTCTTCATATTAAAATTGATAATCACCATAGAGCTTATAGTGATGCATTAAGTACTACATATATTTTACAAGAGTCTTTAAAACATATTAGTAAAGAGGTTTCGACTGTGGAAGAATTAATTGATTTTTCAAAAAATGCAAAACCTATAATGCCTAAAATACAAGTTAATCAAAGAAGAAATCAAAATAGTAAAAAAGAAGAAAATAAGGAAGAAAAATAA